Proteins encoded by one window of Methanothermobacter sp. K4:
- the rpl12p gene encoding 50S ribosomal protein P1, which yields MEYIYAAMLLHTTGKEINEENVKSVLEAAGAEVDDARVKALIAALEDVDIEEAMETTAVAAAPAAAAAPAAAAEEAEEEEEEEEEEEEAEEEAAAGLGALFG from the coding sequence ATGGAATACATATACGCAGCAATGTTACTGCACACAACCGGTAAGGAGATCAACGAAGAAAACGTTAAAAGTGTCCTTGAAGCAGCAGGCGCTGAAGTGGATGATGCAAGGGTCAAGGCTCTAATAGCAGCCCTTGAAGATGTGGACATTGAAGAGGCAATGGAAACAACAGCTGTAGCAGCAGCACCTGCAGCAGCCGCAGCACCTGCAGCAGCAGCCGAAGAGGCTGAAGAAGAAGAGGAAGAAGAAGAGGAAGAAGAGGAAGCTGAAGAGGAAGCAGCAGCCGGTCTCGGTGCACTCTTCGGTTAA
- a CDS encoding 50S ribosomal protein L10, with the protein MAHVAEWKKKEVQELQDLIKSHEVVGIANLADIPARQLQKMRQTLRDSALIRMSKKTLISLALEKAGRELENVDSLSDYMEGQPALIFTDMNPFKLFKILEDSKTPAPAKPGAIAPADIVVPKGDTGFAPGPILGELQQIGIPAKIEKGKIVVSNDHVVVKAGEEIPPKVAGILTRLDIQPLEVGIDLRAAYENQTVYTADILTIDEEKTLSDIQKAFSQAFNLSVNAVIYTRETMPAIIQKAASKSFNLAYNASILTSETTDLLLAKAYAQMLALAAAAAEVNGEAVDDELRDKLSSRAAAPAPEEKEEEVEEEAEEEEEEEEEDAAAGLGALFG; encoded by the coding sequence ATGGCTCATGTGGCTGAATGGAAGAAGAAAGAGGTTCAGGAGCTCCAGGACCTCATCAAGAGTCATGAAGTGGTTGGTATAGCTAACCTTGCTGATATACCTGCAAGACAGCTACAGAAGATGCGCCAGACACTCCGTGACAGTGCACTCATCAGAATGTCAAAGAAGACACTGATCAGCCTTGCCCTGGAAAAAGCTGGCAGAGAACTTGAAAATGTTGATTCCCTCTCTGATTACATGGAGGGCCAGCCTGCACTCATATTCACTGATATGAACCCATTCAAACTCTTCAAGATCCTTGAGGACAGCAAAACCCCTGCCCCTGCCAAGCCAGGTGCCATAGCCCCGGCGGATATAGTTGTACCCAAGGGGGACACCGGCTTTGCCCCGGGCCCAATCCTGGGGGAGCTTCAGCAGATAGGCATCCCGGCCAAGATCGAGAAGGGAAAGATCGTGGTTTCAAATGACCACGTTGTGGTGAAGGCCGGGGAGGAGATACCCCCAAAGGTGGCAGGAATATTAACAAGGCTGGATATACAGCCACTTGAGGTTGGAATAGATCTCAGGGCAGCATATGAAAATCAGACAGTCTACACAGCAGACATCCTGACCATAGATGAGGAAAAAACCTTATCTGACATTCAGAAAGCATTTTCACAGGCATTTAACCTATCAGTTAACGCAGTTATATACACTCGCGAAACAATGCCTGCGATTATCCAGAAGGCTGCTTCAAAGTCATTCAACCTTGCATACAATGCATCAATCCTAACCTCAGAGACCACTGATCTGCTGCTTGCAAAGGCCTATGCCCAGATGCTTGCACTGGCCGCTGCAGCTGCAGAGGTTAATGGTGAAGCAGTTGATGATGAACTGAGGGATAAATTGTCTTCAAGGGCAGCAGCACCCGCCCCTGAAGAGAAAGAGGAAGAGGTTGAAGAAGAAGCTGAAGAGGAAGAAGAAGAGGAAGAAGAGGATGCAGCCGCTGGTCTCGGCGCACTCTTCGGATAA
- a CDS encoding 50S ribosomal protein L1 — protein MQQEIMEAVKKAKELSRPRNFTQSMDVILNIKDLDVNKPENRFDEEVSLPNGRGKDVKIAVIADGELALQAKNAGADLVITKDELEELGKNRKEAKKLANSYEFFVAQADMMPLVGRFLGPVLGPRKKMPKPVPATVNPEPILKRLRDTVKVRIKDQPVVHTVVGTEDMDDEKLAENIEAVLQTIDRKLEKGRNQLKSMYVKTTMGPVVRVI, from the coding sequence ATGCAACAGGAGATTATGGAAGCGGTGAAGAAGGCCAAGGAACTTTCAAGGCCGAGAAACTTCACACAGTCCATGGATGTTATTCTTAACATCAAGGACCTTGACGTCAACAAACCAGAGAACAGGTTTGACGAGGAAGTTTCTCTACCCAACGGTCGCGGTAAGGATGTTAAAATCGCCGTGATAGCCGATGGGGAACTGGCTCTCCAGGCTAAGAACGCTGGAGCCGACCTTGTGATAACCAAGGATGAACTTGAAGAACTTGGCAAAAACCGAAAGGAAGCAAAAAAACTTGCCAACAGCTATGAATTCTTCGTGGCCCAGGCAGATATGATGCCCCTGGTGGGAAGGTTCCTTGGACCGGTTCTTGGACCCAGAAAGAAGATGCCAAAACCGGTGCCGGCAACGGTGAACCCGGAGCCCATACTCAAGAGGCTCAGGGACACTGTAAAGGTGAGAATCAAGGACCAGCCTGTGGTTCATACTGTGGTTGGCACAGAGGATATGGATGATGAGAAACTTGCCGAGAACATAGAGGCTGTTCTGCAGACAATTGACCGCAAACTCGAGAAGGGCAGAAACCAGCTTAAGTCCATGTACGTTAAAACGACCATGGGCCCGGTAGTGAGGGTGATTTAA
- a CDS encoding 50S ribosomal protein L11: protein MAKETVEILIDGGKATPGPPLGPAIGPLGINMMQVVEEINRKTADFEGMKVPVKIIVDTDTRDFEVEVGTPPTTALIMDELKIEKGSQDPGMDKIADISMEQVLKIARMKFDALLSNDYKRAVKEIMGTCVSMGVTVNGKDPREVQREVDQGAYDDLLTS from the coding sequence ATGGCTAAAGAAACCGTTGAAATTCTTATTGATGGTGGAAAAGCCACTCCAGGACCGCCACTGGGTCCTGCGATTGGTCCGCTTGGAATTAACATGATGCAGGTTGTTGAGGAGATAAACCGCAAAACCGCGGATTTTGAGGGAATGAAGGTCCCTGTTAAGATCATAGTTGATACCGACACAAGGGACTTTGAGGTTGAGGTTGGTACACCACCAACAACCGCCCTGATCATGGATGAACTCAAGATCGAGAAGGGTTCACAGGACCCGGGCATGGACAAGATAGCAGACATCTCCATGGAGCAGGTGCTGAAGATAGCAAGGATGAAGTTCGACGCCCTCCTCTCAAACGACTACAAACGTGCAGTCAAGGAGATCATGGGTACCTGTGTGAGTATGGGTGTGACAGTGAATGGCAAGGACCCCAGGGAGGTTCAGAGGGAAGTTGATCAGGGAGCCTATGATGACCTCCTCACATCATAA
- a CDS encoding transcription elongation factor Spt5, which yields MEDSKNSIYALKTSVGQEKNVARMLARKIRDSGIEINAILVPESLRGYILVESSSKIDMRNPAIRVPHLRGVVEGKTEGEAKIEFEEVKRFLKPEPIISSIKKGSIVELISGPFKGERAKVIRIDESREEVVLELIEAAVPIPVTVKGDQIRIIQKEAD from the coding sequence ATGGAAGATAGTAAAAATTCCATCTATGCCCTTAAGACCTCGGTGGGTCAGGAGAAGAATGTGGCAAGGATGCTGGCCAGGAAGATAAGGGATAGTGGTATTGAGATAAACGCGATTCTTGTTCCAGAGTCCCTCAGGGGCTACATCCTTGTTGAGTCCTCGTCAAAGATCGACATGAGAAACCCTGCCATAAGGGTTCCCCACCTCAGGGGTGTTGTTGAGGGAAAAACCGAGGGCGAAGCAAAGATAGAGTTCGAGGAGGTTAAGAGGTTCCTCAAACCTGAGCCCATAATATCGTCCATTAAGAAGGGCAGCATCGTTGAGCTGATCTCAGGGCCATTCAAGGGTGAAAGGGCAAAGGTTATCCGTATAGATGAATCCAGAGAGGAAGTCGTACTTGAACTCATAGAGGCTGCAGTGCCGATTCCTGTAACAGTTAAAGGTGATCAGATTAGAATAATACAAAAGGAGGCTGATTAA
- a CDS encoding protein translocase SEC61 complex subunit gamma: protein MKYRDSVLNFIKQSKRVLKVSKKPTREEYLNVSKVTGIGIILIGVIGFIISIIAQLLGG, encoded by the coding sequence ATGAAATACAGGGATTCTGTTCTGAATTTTATCAAGCAGTCAAAGAGGGTATTGAAGGTATCAAAGAAACCCACAAGGGAAGAATACCTCAACGTGTCAAAGGTGACAGGTATCGGTATAATATTGATAGGTGTAATAGGATTCATAATAAGTATAATTGCCCAGTTACTGGGTGGCTGA
- the ftsZ gene encoding cell division protein FtsZ, with the protein MKFINDAIKESEKREKPPSISMNSEIDQELREIIENSRAKIYVVGTGGAGNNTVTRLSEIGVEGAETIAINTDAQDLFYTVANRKLLIGRNVCGGLGAGGVPEVGEECAEESEDDIRRELEGADMVFVTCGLGGGTGTGSAPVISKLAKKAGALTIAVATMPFSAEGLKRRENAERGLEKLQSAADTVIVIPNDKLLEVAPNLPLNKAFMVADEILGRAVKGITELITRPGLVSLDFADVRSIMKGSGMAMIGMGEAEAGDRALESVYEALNSPLLDLDISNAKGALINISGSSDLTLQEAERIVEVVAEELDPDANIIWGAQIQDELQNVIRTTIVVAGVRSPYIYGSHGSAEKEFFEEKQREKDSVDESVLEEFIDGVF; encoded by the coding sequence GTGAAATTCATTAACGATGCCATAAAGGAATCTGAGAAAAGGGAAAAGCCACCTTCCATCTCAATGAACTCAGAAATTGACCAGGAACTTCGGGAAATAATCGAAAATAGCAGGGCAAAGATATACGTTGTTGGGACCGGCGGGGCGGGTAACAACACCGTAACTAGGCTCAGTGAAATAGGAGTTGAGGGTGCTGAAACAATAGCCATTAACACAGATGCCCAGGATCTCTTCTATACGGTTGCTAACCGGAAGCTGCTCATAGGAAGGAATGTATGTGGAGGTCTTGGTGCAGGTGGAGTCCCTGAGGTTGGAGAGGAATGTGCCGAGGAAAGCGAGGATGATATCCGCAGGGAGCTTGAAGGGGCTGACATGGTCTTTGTAACCTGTGGTCTTGGCGGAGGCACAGGAACCGGATCGGCACCAGTGATATCCAAGCTGGCCAAAAAGGCCGGTGCACTCACGATAGCAGTTGCAACCATGCCCTTCAGTGCTGAGGGCCTTAAAAGAAGGGAAAATGCTGAGAGGGGCCTTGAGAAACTTCAGAGTGCTGCCGATACCGTGATAGTGATCCCCAATGACAAGCTTCTTGAGGTTGCACCCAACCTTCCCCTCAACAAGGCATTCATGGTTGCAGATGAAATCCTTGGCAGGGCAGTTAAGGGGATAACGGAACTCATAACCAGGCCGGGTCTTGTGAGCCTCGACTTTGCTGATGTTAGGAGCATAATGAAGGGCTCAGGGATGGCAATGATTGGAATGGGTGAAGCCGAAGCAGGTGACAGGGCCCTTGAATCAGTTTACGAGGCTCTTAACAGCCCGCTACTTGATCTGGACATATCCAATGCAAAGGGTGCACTTATAAATATCTCTGGAAGTTCCGACCTGACACTTCAGGAGGCCGAAAGGATAGTTGAGGTTGTTGCCGAGGAACTGGATCCCGATGCAAACATAATATGGGGTGCGCAGATTCAGGATGAACTGCAGAACGTTATAAGAACAACGATTGTTGTTGCCGGTGTGAGATCACCGTACATATACGGCTCACATGGATCTGCAGAAAAGGAGTTCTTCGAGGAAAAACAGCGGGAGAAGGACTCTGTGGATGAGTCTGTCCTGGAAGAATTTATAGATGGAGTATTCTGA
- a CDS encoding pyruvate kinase alpha/beta domain-containing protein: protein MMESICYFERPGKENTERVLELVKERADKLGIRDFVVASVSGETALRLSEMVEGNIVSVTHHAGFREKGKLELEPGMREKLIERGVSVYAGSHALSGVGRGISNKFGGVTPVEVMAETLRMVSQGFKVCVEISIMAADAGLIPVDREVIAVGGTGWGADTALVLTPAHMNSVFDLRIHEIIAMPRP, encoded by the coding sequence GTGATGGAGAGTATATGTTACTTTGAAAGGCCAGGTAAGGAGAACACTGAAAGGGTCCTTGAACTTGTTAAGGAAAGGGCAGATAAGCTTGGGATCAGGGACTTTGTGGTCGCCTCAGTATCCGGTGAAACTGCACTCAGGTTATCTGAGATGGTTGAGGGAAACATTGTTTCTGTAACACACCATGCGGGTTTCAGGGAGAAGGGCAAACTTGAACTTGAACCCGGGATGAGGGAGAAACTGATTGAGAGGGGTGTCAGTGTATACGCAGGTTCACATGCACTCAGCGGTGTTGGAAGGGGGATATCAAATAAGTTCGGCGGAGTCACACCTGTTGAGGTGATGGCCGAAACCCTCAGGATGGTTTCACAGGGCTTCAAGGTGTGTGTTGAGATATCGATAATGGCAGCCGACGCAGGACTCATCCCTGTTGATAGGGAGGTCATAGCAGTAGGTGGCACTGGATGGGGTGCTGACACGGCCCTGGTTCTCACACCGGCGCATATGAATAGCGTATTTGACCTGAGAATTCATGAGATCATTGCGATGCCAAGACCATAA
- the comA gene encoding phosphosulfolactate synthase, which produces MNAFDFLTPPRGGKPRKNGITMVLDKGMGIKTARDLMEISSDYVDFIKFGWGTLPLHRRDAVIEKIEMYRSFDVEAYPGGTLFEIAYLNGKIQEYLEEARSLGFETLEISNGTVEIETDEKCELIERAAEDGFQIISEVGKKDPVRDRLLSPEDRVELVRADLEAGASMVLMEARESGHNIGIYDEDGNVKEDEFNHLLNELPQDRIIWEAPQKNQQVYFILKIGPDVNLGNIPPEEITALETIRRGLRGDTLGKVNL; this is translated from the coding sequence ATGAACGCCTTTGACTTTCTCACACCTCCAAGGGGTGGGAAACCCAGAAAAAATGGAATAACCATGGTTCTCGATAAGGGAATGGGCATTAAAACAGCCCGTGACCTCATGGAGATTTCATCAGATTACGTTGATTTCATAAAGTTTGGATGGGGAACCCTCCCCCTCCACAGACGCGATGCTGTCATTGAAAAAATAGAGATGTACCGTTCATTCGATGTTGAGGCGTATCCCGGGGGCACCCTCTTTGAGATCGCCTACCTCAACGGTAAAATCCAGGAATACCTTGAAGAGGCACGAAGCCTTGGTTTTGAAACACTGGAAATATCAAATGGAACAGTTGAGATAGAAACTGATGAAAAATGTGAACTTATAGAGAGAGCAGCTGAAGATGGGTTCCAGATCATATCAGAGGTTGGTAAAAAGGACCCTGTGAGAGACAGGCTCCTCAGCCCGGAGGATCGGGTTGAACTTGTAAGGGCCGACCTTGAAGCTGGAGCCAGCATGGTACTCATGGAGGCCCGGGAAAGCGGCCACAACATAGGCATATACGATGAGGATGGAAACGTGAAGGAGGACGAATTCAACCACCTCCTCAATGAACTCCCACAGGATAGGATAATATGGGAGGCCCCACAGAAAAACCAGCAGGTTTACTTCATACTGAAAATAGGACCAGACGTTAACCTTGGAAACATACCCCCCGAAGAGATAACAGCCCTTGAAACCATAAGAAGAGGCTTGAGGGGAGATACTCTCGGAAAGGTGAATCTTTAA
- a CDS encoding ATP-binding cassette domain-containing protein — MIEKITVIGGYDKYGEKEPVEKVEIRKGEIFGVVGPTGSGKSSLIGDIEQLAQKDTFSKRKILVNDEEPSYEDRTNPRKKMVAQLSQNMNFLADMTVGEFLSLHAKCRGASEKCVDRVIQLANTLTGEPIKKEHDLTILSGGQSRALMVADVAIISDSPIVLIDEIENAGIRKHDALKVLAGHGKIVLVVTHDPVLALMTDKRIVMKHGGMQKIVTTTPQEKEISRELNKIDELMLSLREKVRRGELVESIDLTEIIKG; from the coding sequence ATGATAGAGAAAATCACAGTAATTGGCGGTTATGACAAATACGGAGAGAAGGAACCGGTTGAGAAGGTTGAAATAAGAAAAGGCGAAATTTTTGGTGTGGTCGGCCCCACAGGAAGTGGTAAAAGTTCACTTATAGGTGACATTGAACAGCTGGCCCAGAAGGACACCTTCTCCAAGAGAAAAATCCTCGTGAACGATGAAGAGCCAAGTTACGAGGACCGTACAAACCCCAGGAAGAAGATGGTGGCACAGCTCTCCCAGAACATGAACTTCCTGGCAGATATGACAGTGGGAGAGTTTCTCAGTCTTCACGCCAAATGCAGGGGTGCCAGTGAAAAATGCGTGGATCGTGTGATCCAACTTGCAAACACCCTCACCGGTGAACCCATCAAAAAGGAGCACGACCTCACAATACTCAGTGGGGGGCAGTCAAGGGCCCTCATGGTTGCGGATGTGGCCATAATAAGTGACTCTCCCATAGTGCTCATAGATGAAATCGAAAACGCCGGCATAAGAAAACACGATGCGCTCAAGGTGCTGGCAGGACACGGCAAAATCGTTCTGGTTGTAACCCACGACCCTGTGCTTGCACTCATGACCGACAAGAGGATAGTGATGAAGCATGGTGGTATGCAGAAGATAGTTACAACGACACCCCAGGAGAAGGAGATATCCCGTGAACTCAACAAGATAGATGAACTCATGCTCAGCCTCCGTGAGAAGGTGAGGAGGGGAGAGCTGGTTGAAAGCATAGACCTCACAGAGATAATAAAAGGTTAA
- a CDS encoding GTP-binding protein, producing the protein MRMVIVAGTPGSGKTAVLMHTLKSLKARGFNSSVVKIDCLYTDDDKKFEKIGVPTLVGLSMDMCPDHYAIYNIDDMIKWAGKNESDFLIIETAGLCHRCAPYTKNCLGVCVIDATSGPNTPLKVGPFLSTADIAVVTKGDMISQAEREIFRERILEVNPSAKIIEANGLSGQGCMELAEEMIESREVSLEKEELRHSAPLAVCTLCVGETRVNKKHHRGILRRIDGFQTYEGE; encoded by the coding sequence ATGAGAATGGTAATAGTTGCTGGAACACCAGGATCCGGGAAAACAGCAGTACTCATGCACACACTGAAGAGCCTCAAGGCGAGGGGATTCAATTCATCGGTGGTTAAAATAGACTGTCTATACACCGATGACGACAAGAAGTTTGAGAAGATAGGGGTGCCCACACTTGTGGGCCTCTCAATGGATATGTGCCCGGACCACTACGCCATCTACAACATAGATGACATGATAAAATGGGCCGGGAAGAATGAATCAGACTTCCTAATCATTGAAACAGCAGGATTGTGTCACAGGTGCGCGCCCTACACAAAGAACTGCCTGGGTGTTTGCGTTATAGACGCTACAAGCGGTCCCAACACCCCCCTCAAGGTTGGACCCTTCCTTTCAACTGCAGACATTGCTGTCGTTACCAAAGGGGATATGATATCCCAGGCAGAGAGGGAAATATTCAGGGAGCGTATACTGGAGGTTAACCCATCGGCAAAGATAATAGAGGCAAATGGTCTCAGCGGACAGGGATGCATGGAACTTGCAGAGGAAATGATAGAGAGCAGAGAGGTTTCCCTTGAAAAAGAGGAACTCCGTCACTCAGCACCCCTTGCAGTCTGCACCCTCTGTGTGGGTGAGACAAGGGTCAATAAGAAGCACCACAGGGGAATACTCAGAAGAATAGACGGCTTCCAGACATATGAGGGAGAATGA
- a CDS encoding (Fe-S)-binding protein, whose protein sequence is MPGDRSLRERVTELLPGYNCGICGYARCDEYASALLKGRTEIDRCHFMYQELFAENLQKLQEILKEEDLLPEEKKVVGVLDGYEADFILKPLPEEGSCREVLFPFARTELKKGDIIRYRPLGCPITHFAEILDENNGLITVHIVGPCHRLGNEDFEFRDIGVCMVGGFEGMIDGELPNIGDTVRFLPAHCMMQKVHSGVVVQLEGRRAIIEGIDLKVWAPPVRVR, encoded by the coding sequence ATGCCAGGTGACAGATCACTCAGAGAAAGGGTTACAGAACTTCTTCCAGGATACAACTGCGGTATCTGTGGCTATGCAAGGTGCGATGAATACGCCTCCGCACTCCTTAAGGGGCGGACAGAGATAGACAGATGCCACTTCATGTACCAGGAGCTTTTTGCAGAGAACCTTCAGAAGCTCCAGGAGATCCTCAAGGAGGAGGACCTTCTGCCAGAGGAGAAGAAGGTTGTGGGTGTCCTTGACGGGTACGAGGCAGATTTCATACTGAAGCCCCTCCCTGAAGAGGGTTCATGCAGGGAGGTGCTCTTTCCATTTGCAAGGACTGAACTTAAAAAGGGGGATATAATCCGTTACAGGCCCCTGGGGTGCCCCATAACCCACTTTGCGGAGATACTGGATGAAAACAATGGGCTCATAACTGTCCACATCGTTGGGCCATGTCACCGTCTTGGAAACGAGGACTTTGAGTTCAGGGACATCGGGGTCTGCATGGTGGGGGGCTTTGAGGGCATGATTGACGGAGAACTCCCCAACATCGGTGACACCGTGAGATTTCTCCCGGCCCACTGCATGATGCAGAAGGTCCACTCGGGGGTCGTGGTGCAGCTTGAAGGCAGGAGGGCCATCATAGAGGGTATAGACCTCAAGGTATGGGCCCCGCCTGTGAGGGTCAGATGA
- a CDS encoding coenzyme F420-0:L-glutamate ligase, whose amino-acid sequence MPTDGYITVPVRTDYIKPGEGLSEIVNRAGELVTDGDFLVVSETPISIAQGNLVDESEFEASRTAIILADLWSKYIWGHILGPLFGIKERTLRNLRNLPPEARNHKEVVLRYYGLKHALKPASEAGIDLSNVPGTYVSLLPENPVSAAKSIAEGILRESGADVTVVVIDTDATYRILGRYFTSLPIAAPGIISDTGFMGYIAGRFSRKRWPTPLASSKPATPEVLLEVASIAEGYHERYSNRKTVYDMASELGSEPETVTVEMLSSLEHVPAVIVRPPLR is encoded by the coding sequence ATGCCCACAGATGGATACATCACGGTGCCTGTGAGGACCGACTACATAAAGCCAGGTGAGGGTTTATCTGAAATTGTGAATAGGGCAGGTGAACTGGTCACCGATGGGGACTTCCTCGTGGTCTCTGAAACCCCCATCTCGATTGCCCAGGGGAACCTCGTTGATGAATCAGAATTTGAAGCCTCCAGGACTGCCATCATTCTTGCAGACCTCTGGTCAAAGTACATCTGGGGCCATATCCTCGGACCCCTTTTTGGAATAAAGGAAAGAACCCTGAGAAATCTCAGAAACCTCCCCCCTGAGGCAAGAAACCATAAGGAGGTTGTGCTCAGATATTACGGTCTGAAACATGCCCTCAAACCAGCCTCTGAGGCCGGAATTGATTTGAGCAATGTCCCGGGCACATATGTTTCACTTCTTCCTGAAAACCCGGTTAGTGCTGCAAAATCCATTGCAGAGGGGATCCTGAGGGAATCAGGTGCAGATGTCACGGTGGTTGTTATTGACACCGACGCAACCTACCGAATCCTTGGGAGATATTTCACATCACTTCCCATAGCTGCACCAGGTATAATCTCAGATACCGGTTTCATGGGTTACATTGCAGGGAGGTTCTCCAGGAAAAGATGGCCAACCCCCCTTGCATCATCAAAACCTGCTACCCCTGAGGTACTCCTTGAGGTGGCATCCATTGCCGAGGGGTACCATGAAAGGTACAGCAATAGAAAAACCGTTTATGATATGGCCAGTGAACTTGGAAGTGAACCTGAAACAGTTACAGTTGAAATGCTGTCCTCACTGGAACATGTACCTGCGGTCATTGTGAGGCCCCCGCTGCGATGA
- the tfe gene encoding transcription factor E, with the protein MIDDQMLQELIHEIITEDEEDEAVPVLECLMKGKVTDEEISEKTQLKLNIVRRILYKLYDAGVASYKRSKDPETQWYTYTWKFEPEKVTEMIKRKHGEIVKKLREALDFEENNMFFVCVNGHYRFTFDEAAEENFTCPECGSEMEFMDNSEIIQQLKDELSLYENNGFDAAHPQTLNS; encoded by the coding sequence TTGATTGATGATCAGATGCTACAAGAGTTGATCCATGAGATTATCACCGAGGATGAAGAGGATGAGGCAGTGCCGGTTCTGGAGTGCCTCATGAAGGGTAAGGTAACAGATGAGGAGATTTCAGAGAAAACCCAGCTTAAACTCAACATAGTCCGGAGGATACTCTACAAGCTCTATGATGCGGGTGTGGCAAGCTACAAGAGAAGCAAGGACCCTGAAACACAGTGGTACACCTACACATGGAAATTTGAGCCGGAAAAGGTTACAGAGATGATAAAGAGGAAGCACGGAGAAATAGTTAAAAAACTCAGGGAAGCCCTGGACTTTGAGGAGAACAACATGTTCTTTGTATGTGTAAACGGTCACTACCGCTTCACCTTCGATGAGGCTGCTGAAGAGAACTTCACATGCCCTGAATGCGGCTCTGAAATGGAATTCATGGACAACTCTGAAATAATACAGCAACTGAAGGATGAACTCAGCCTCTACGAAAACAATGGTTTTGATGCCGCACACCCCCAGACTCTGAATTCCTAG
- a CDS encoding TIGR00295 family protein encodes MSIHLLRSAGCPEWVMEHSLAVRKKALELAENLPVNIELVEEGALLHDIGRCRTSGVEHAVEGARILRELGYPVEVIRIVERHVGAGIPGDEADALGLPPGNYMPETLEEKIVAHADNLINGSDEVDIDFVIKKWSDRLGKNHPSIDRLRKLHEELMEMSR; translated from the coding sequence TTGAGCATTCATCTACTCAGAAGTGCTGGATGTCCTGAATGGGTGATGGAACACTCACTGGCCGTCAGGAAAAAGGCCCTTGAACTGGCAGAAAACCTCCCTGTTAACATAGAACTTGTTGAAGAGGGTGCCCTTCTTCATGATATAGGCCGCTGCAGGACCAGTGGAGTTGAGCATGCAGTTGAGGGGGCCCGTATCCTCAGGGAACTCGGTTACCCTGTGGAGGTCATCAGGATAGTCGAGAGGCATGTTGGTGCAGGGATACCCGGGGATGAGGCTGATGCCCTGGGACTTCCGCCTGGGAACTACATGCCAGAGACCCTTGAAGAAAAGATTGTCGCCCACGCAGATAACCTCATAAATGGCTCGGATGAAGTTGATATTGATTTTGTGATTAAAAAATGGTCTGATCGTCTTGGAAAGAACCATCCATCAATAGATCGTCTCAGAAAACTCCATGAAGAACTCATGGAGATGTCCAGATAG